One genomic window of Actinoplanes lobatus includes the following:
- a CDS encoding ComEA family DNA-binding protein, whose product MREAKDSGDVVGARLRAVLDGGAAPADGPLEWADIIPAWSVEEDDVSPLESRSAGGSQGGDAPPAAGSGALPGEGAFEGGHRRWLHAFDPGRPGVRALGAVALTVVLIAAFLAWRARPRVDPVEPSPVVAEAGASALPRTGASAGEVVVAVGGKVRRPGLVRLSPGARVADALAAAGGADPGVDVAMLNLARRVADGELIMVGVTPPPGAVPAAGPSAPAGAGSLVNLNAATLADLDGLPGVGPVLAQRILDAREAQGGFRAVSDLRKVDGIGQARFEQLKDLVTV is encoded by the coding sequence GTGCGAGAGGCGAAGGATAGCGGTGACGTCGTGGGGGCGCGGCTTCGGGCCGTGCTCGACGGGGGCGCGGCGCCGGCGGACGGGCCGCTGGAGTGGGCGGACATCATCCCCGCCTGGTCGGTGGAGGAGGACGATGTCTCCCCTTTAGAGAGCCGTTCCGCCGGCGGTTCGCAGGGTGGGGACGCTCCGCCCGCCGCCGGCTCGGGCGCCTTGCCGGGTGAGGGCGCCTTCGAGGGCGGGCACCGGCGGTGGTTGCACGCCTTCGATCCGGGGCGTCCCGGGGTGCGGGCGCTCGGCGCGGTGGCGCTGACGGTCGTGCTGATCGCGGCATTCCTGGCGTGGCGGGCCCGGCCGCGGGTCGATCCGGTCGAGCCGTCCCCGGTGGTCGCGGAGGCGGGCGCGTCGGCGCTGCCCCGGACCGGGGCCTCCGCCGGCGAGGTGGTGGTGGCGGTGGGCGGCAAGGTTCGGCGGCCGGGCCTGGTGCGGCTCAGCCCGGGCGCACGGGTCGCCGATGCCCTGGCCGCCGCGGGCGGGGCCGACCCGGGCGTGGACGTGGCGATGCTCAACCTCGCGCGGAGGGTCGCCGACGGCGAGTTGATCATGGTGGGGGTCACGCCGCCACCGGGTGCCGTGCCGGCCGCCGGGCCGTCCGCGCCCGCCGGCGCGGGATCGCTGGTGAATCTGAATGCCGCCACCCTCGCCGACCTGGACGGGCTGCCCGGGGTCGGGCCGGTGCTGGCGCAGCGGATCCTGGATGCCCGCGAGGCGCAGGGCGGGTTCCGGGCGGTCAGCGACCTGCGGAAGGTGGACGGCATCGGGCAGGCCCGGTTCGAGCAGCTGAAAGACCTGGTGACGGTCTGA
- a CDS encoding histidine phosphatase family protein: protein MTRLIVWRHGNTDWNAGARVQGQTDVPLNDLGRRQAVDAAELLVRMRPAAIVASDLSRAADTAAALAALTGLAISTDERLRERHFGEWQGLTMAEVAAERPEEHARWTAGADVIGGGVETLEDLGKRVSDALQDAARPAPPGGTVVVATHGAAARQGVGHLLGWGREQLRTLRALQNCHWVELTHDSARGWQMAAYNVGVLADRPVPPPV from the coding sequence GTGACGAGGCTCATCGTCTGGCGGCACGGCAACACCGACTGGAACGCGGGCGCCCGCGTGCAGGGGCAGACCGACGTGCCGCTCAACGATCTCGGCCGGCGGCAGGCCGTCGACGCCGCCGAGCTCCTCGTCCGGATGCGCCCGGCCGCGATCGTCGCCAGCGATCTCAGCCGGGCCGCCGACACCGCGGCCGCGCTCGCCGCGCTGACCGGTCTCGCCATCAGCACCGACGAGCGGCTCCGCGAGCGGCACTTCGGCGAGTGGCAGGGCCTCACCATGGCCGAGGTGGCCGCTGAGCGGCCCGAGGAGCACGCCCGCTGGACCGCCGGTGCGGACGTCATCGGCGGTGGTGTGGAGACCCTCGAAGACCTCGGCAAGCGGGTCTCCGACGCGCTCCAGGACGCGGCCCGGCCGGCCCCGCCCGGCGGCACGGTGGTGGTCGCCACCCACGGCGCGGCAGCCCGGCAGGGCGTCGGCCACCTGCTCGGCTGGGGGCGCGAGCAGCTGCGCACACTCCGTGCCCTGCAGAACTGTCACTGGGTCGAGCTGACCCACGACAGCGCGCGAGGGTGGCAGATGGCGGCGTACAACGTGGGCGTCCTCGCCGACCGGCCCGTCCCGCCGCCCGTCTGA
- a CDS encoding ATP-binding protein, which yields MEWSEELAGGLLQAAPDAILVLAAGRIVLANDRAGQMYGWPVEELVGQSVEVLLTDHSRALLQERRRVVEEGVPGSIGRIVTTARRRDGGEFPVESSTALVDTAQGRVAVAVVRDVTERARAEEEKDRLRAEAHAHRSQRLESLGQLAGGIAHDFNNMLGVILNYANFVIEEAESAEPDVAMIASDAMQVVRAGRRGTDLTHQLLAFARREVVRPQPVDLNALLTQGQELLRRTLGEHINLIFRPGPALPMITCDPGQIEQMLVNLAQNARDAMPSGGDLVIDTAVLGDRVRLRVCDSGQGMPADVAERAFEPFFTTKGSAEGSGLGLATVYGIVTQAGGEVTLNSEVGLGTTITVLLPAGATPATDGATERPAATGGRGETLLVVEDEDALRDVAGRILTGAGYRVLAAEGGAQALELAAGHDGRIDLLVSDVVMPGMLGKELAERLVVARPGTRVLYMSGYAQPVLASQGTLDPGVVLLEKPFTADDLLVAVRRRLDG from the coding sequence GTGGAGTGGTCCGAGGAGCTGGCCGGCGGTCTGCTGCAGGCCGCGCCGGACGCGATCCTGGTTCTGGCCGCCGGCCGCATCGTGCTCGCCAACGACCGTGCCGGGCAGATGTACGGCTGGCCCGTCGAGGAACTCGTCGGCCAGTCCGTCGAGGTGCTGCTCACCGACCATTCCCGGGCCCTCCTCCAGGAACGGCGGCGCGTCGTCGAGGAGGGCGTGCCCGGCTCGATCGGCCGGATCGTCACCACCGCGCGACGGCGCGACGGCGGGGAGTTCCCGGTCGAGTCGTCCACCGCACTCGTCGACACGGCCCAGGGCCGTGTCGCCGTCGCCGTGGTGCGCGACGTCACCGAGCGGGCCCGGGCCGAGGAGGAGAAGGACCGGCTCCGGGCCGAGGCGCACGCGCACCGCAGCCAGCGCCTGGAGAGCCTGGGCCAGCTGGCCGGCGGGATCGCCCACGACTTCAACAACATGCTCGGGGTGATCCTCAACTACGCCAACTTCGTGATCGAGGAGGCCGAGTCGGCCGAACCGGACGTCGCGATGATCGCCTCCGACGCCATGCAGGTGGTCCGGGCCGGTAGACGCGGCACCGACCTCACCCACCAGCTGCTCGCCTTCGCCCGGCGGGAGGTGGTCCGGCCGCAGCCGGTCGACCTCAACGCGCTGCTCACACAGGGCCAGGAGCTGCTGCGGCGTACCCTCGGCGAGCACATCAACCTGATCTTCCGGCCCGGCCCGGCCCTGCCGATGATCACCTGCGATCCCGGCCAGATCGAGCAGATGCTGGTCAACCTGGCCCAGAACGCCCGGGACGCGATGCCCTCCGGCGGCGACCTGGTGATCGACACCGCGGTGCTCGGCGACCGGGTCCGGCTGCGGGTCTGCGACTCGGGCCAGGGCATGCCCGCCGACGTGGCGGAACGGGCCTTCGAGCCGTTCTTCACCACCAAGGGCAGCGCCGAGGGCTCCGGGCTGGGCCTGGCCACCGTCTACGGCATCGTCACCCAGGCCGGCGGTGAGGTGACCCTGAACAGCGAGGTGGGGCTCGGCACCACGATCACCGTACTGCTGCCCGCCGGGGCCACACCGGCCACCGACGGGGCAACCGAACGGCCGGCCGCGACCGGCGGGCGCGGGGAGACCCTGCTCGTCGTCGAGGACGAGGACGCGCTGCGCGACGTGGCCGGGCGGATCCTCACCGGCGCCGGCTACCGGGTGCTCGCGGCCGAGGGCGGCGCCCAGGCCCTGGAACTCGCCGCCGGCCATGACGGCCGGATCGACCTGCTGGTCAGTGACGTGGTGATGCCCGGGATGCTGGGCAAGGAACTGGCCGAGCGGCTGGTCGTCGCCCGGCCGGGGACGCGGGTGCTCTACATGTCCGGGTACGCGCAGCCGGTGCTGGCCTCGCAGGGCACCCTCGACCCCGGGGTGGTGCTGCTGGAGAAGCCGTTCACGGCCGATGACCTGCTTGTGGCCGTACGCCGTCGGTTAGATGGTTGA
- a CDS encoding putative protein N(5)-glutamine methyltransferase: MRVTDARAAAIVRLRAAGCVFAEEEAEILSGAATSADHLAALVERRAAGEPLEQVVGHADFCGVRVRLRPGVFVPRVRSELLVRLGAAAVRPGDVVVDLCCGSGALGLAVHHRVPGIVLHAADVDPVAVACARDNLPDHAVHQGDLFGALPPELRGRVTLLLANVPYVATRHLPFLPAEARDHEPRTALDGGDDGLAVFRAVTAGAAGWLAPGGLLISEITEAQTAAALTAATGNGLTPTVTTDDDLDARAIVSRRSLT, encoded by the coding sequence CTGCGTGTGACAGATGCCCGGGCCGCCGCGATCGTCCGGCTGCGTGCCGCCGGCTGCGTGTTCGCCGAGGAGGAGGCGGAGATCCTGAGCGGGGCCGCGACCTCCGCTGACCACCTGGCCGCGCTGGTCGAACGGCGTGCCGCCGGCGAGCCCCTGGAGCAGGTGGTCGGCCATGCCGACTTCTGCGGCGTCCGCGTACGCCTCCGGCCGGGGGTCTTCGTGCCCAGGGTCCGCAGTGAACTGCTCGTACGTCTCGGCGCCGCCGCGGTCCGTCCGGGTGATGTGGTCGTCGACCTGTGCTGCGGTTCCGGCGCCCTGGGCCTGGCCGTCCACCACCGGGTTCCGGGAATCGTCCTGCACGCCGCCGACGTGGATCCGGTCGCCGTGGCGTGCGCCCGGGACAACCTGCCGGACCACGCCGTCCATCAGGGCGATCTGTTCGGCGCCCTGCCGCCGGAGCTGCGCGGCCGGGTCACCCTCCTGCTGGCCAACGTGCCCTACGTCGCGACCCGCCACCTGCCGTTCCTGCCCGCCGAGGCCCGGGACCACGAACCGCGTACCGCGCTGGACGGCGGCGACGACGGCCTGGCCGTGTTCCGCGCGGTCACCGCCGGGGCGGCCGGCTGGCTGGCCCCGGGCGGGCTGCTGATCTCCGAGATCACCGAGGCGCAGACCGCGGCGGCGCTCACGGCGGCCACCGGGAACGGATTGACGCCCACCGTCACCACCGACGATGATCTCGACGCCCGCGCGATCGTGTCGCGCCGATCCCTGACGTAA
- the nadD gene encoding nicotinate-nucleotide adenylyltransferase, whose amino-acid sequence MSGRRVGIMGGTFDPIHHGHLVAASEVQARFDLDEVMFVPTGQPYEKGRVSPAEDRYLMTVVATASNPRFHVSRADIDRDGPTYTVDTLRDMRAVYGQSAELYFITGADALGRIMSWKDALTMLELAHFIGVTRPGFELSGAHLPADSVTLVEVPAMAISSSDCRNRVASGLPVWYLVPDGVVQYINKRGLYRDSGIAKPV is encoded by the coding sequence ATGTCCGGAAGACGTGTTGGCATCATGGGCGGCACCTTCGACCCGATCCATCACGGTCACCTGGTCGCCGCGAGCGAGGTGCAGGCCCGATTCGATCTGGACGAGGTGATGTTCGTCCCGACCGGCCAGCCGTACGAGAAGGGCCGCGTCTCACCCGCCGAGGACCGCTACCTCATGACGGTCGTCGCCACCGCCTCCAACCCCCGCTTCCACGTGAGCCGCGCCGACATCGACCGGGACGGCCCCACCTACACCGTCGACACCCTGCGGGACATGCGTGCCGTCTACGGCCAGTCGGCGGAGCTGTACTTCATCACCGGGGCGGACGCGCTGGGCCGGATCATGTCGTGGAAGGACGCGCTCACCATGCTGGAGCTGGCGCACTTCATCGGCGTCACCCGGCCGGGGTTCGAGCTCTCCGGGGCCCACCTGCCGGCCGACAGCGTGACCCTGGTCGAGGTGCCGGCGATGGCCATCTCGTCCAGCGACTGCCGTAACCGGGTGGCGTCCGGCCTACCGGTCTGGTACCTGGTACCGGATGGTGTTGTGCAGTACATCAACAAGCGGGGCCTGTATCGGGACTCGGGTATTGCCAAGCCGGTGTGA
- a CDS encoding ComEC/Rec2 family competence protein, with amino-acid sequence MGGAVPDLRLAGFTIGLWLAALGALHLSAGWGIVAGAGGLGCAAVLAGALRSAAVVRWIGVAVALGAGCGAVATAARMSVREAPALSVLVESGATVRAALVVRDDPRLLARSAGPPTFLVAVTLESVTPEDAPPVRLSARALVLGGDPGWRGLLPGQRVTVTGRLLPPRPGDLRAAVLSARTPPVPEGRPSWAQRGAGVLRAGLQRACEPLPDDSGGLLPGLVVGDTSRLDPALEEDFRATGLTHLTAVSGTNVAIVLGVVLFVVRRFPAGPVLCAVLCAVALAGFVILARPSPSVIRAGAMGAIGLLGLAGGRPRAAVPALAAGAAALLIADPELAADPGFALSVLATAGLLLLAPVWRDGLRRAGCPPGVAEALAVPAAAQVACGPVVAAISGTVSLISVPANLVVVPAIAPATLLGVSAAVLSSFWPAAAEFTAWLGHWPAEWLVLVAHTGARVPAGALPWPDGATGGLLLAGLTVAVLFAARRAIVRRLATVVALGAVLGALPVRLLSPGWPPPGWFVVACAVGQGDAVVLAAGAGRAVVVDAGPEPNAVDRCLRRLGVREVAVLVVSHFHVDHIGGVDGVFRGRRVGAVIGPAWPEPASGRAAVEKAAAEAGVAVGVAGAGWACSVGGLRLEALGPITEMRGTNSDPNNNSLILRAGAGGRSVLLLGDAETEEQEDLVAGLGTAGLRADVLKVAHHGSALQATALLDAVRPAVALVSVGRDNDYGHPNAGVIGRIARGGARVLRTDESGDVAAVIVEGRLAVAVRGDPPS; translated from the coding sequence ATGGGCGGGGCGGTCCCGGATCTTCGGCTGGCCGGGTTCACGATCGGGCTGTGGCTCGCGGCGCTGGGTGCGCTGCACCTCTCCGCCGGGTGGGGGATCGTGGCCGGGGCGGGTGGCCTGGGGTGCGCGGCGGTTCTCGCCGGGGCGCTCAGGTCCGCTGCCGTGGTGCGCTGGATCGGCGTGGCGGTGGCGCTCGGGGCCGGGTGCGGAGCGGTCGCCACCGCGGCGCGGATGTCGGTGCGGGAGGCGCCGGCGCTGTCCGTGCTCGTCGAGTCCGGTGCGACGGTCCGGGCCGCCCTCGTGGTGCGCGACGATCCCCGGCTCCTGGCCCGGTCGGCCGGGCCGCCGACGTTTCTGGTGGCGGTCACCCTGGAGTCGGTGACCCCGGAGGACGCGCCACCGGTCCGGCTCTCCGCGCGGGCCCTGGTGCTCGGCGGCGATCCGGGCTGGCGGGGGCTGCTGCCCGGGCAGCGGGTCACGGTCACCGGCCGCCTCCTGCCGCCCCGCCCCGGTGACCTGCGGGCCGCGGTGCTCTCGGCGCGGACCCCGCCGGTGCCGGAGGGCCGGCCGTCGTGGGCGCAGCGCGGCGCCGGTGTGCTGCGCGCGGGACTCCAGCGGGCCTGTGAGCCGCTGCCGGACGACTCCGGTGGCCTGCTGCCGGGCCTGGTGGTGGGTGACACCAGCCGGCTGGACCCGGCCCTGGAGGAGGACTTCCGGGCCACCGGGCTCACGCACTTGACGGCTGTCTCGGGGACGAACGTGGCGATCGTGCTGGGTGTCGTGCTGTTCGTGGTGCGCCGGTTCCCGGCCGGGCCGGTCCTCTGCGCGGTGCTGTGCGCGGTCGCGCTGGCCGGGTTCGTGATCCTGGCCCGGCCGTCGCCCAGCGTGATCCGGGCCGGTGCGATGGGCGCCATCGGGCTGTTGGGGCTGGCCGGCGGACGGCCACGGGCGGCGGTGCCCGCGCTGGCCGCCGGGGCCGCGGCGCTGCTGATCGCCGACCCGGAGCTGGCCGCCGATCCGGGGTTCGCTCTGTCGGTGCTCGCCACGGCCGGGTTGCTGCTGCTCGCGCCGGTGTGGCGGGACGGGCTGCGGCGGGCCGGATGCCCTCCAGGGGTGGCGGAGGCGCTGGCCGTGCCGGCCGCCGCGCAGGTGGCCTGCGGACCGGTGGTGGCGGCCATCTCCGGCACGGTCAGCCTCATCTCGGTGCCGGCGAACCTGGTCGTGGTCCCGGCGATCGCCCCCGCCACACTGCTCGGCGTGAGCGCGGCGGTGCTCTCGTCGTTCTGGCCGGCGGCCGCCGAGTTCACCGCGTGGCTCGGGCACTGGCCGGCGGAGTGGCTGGTGCTCGTCGCGCACACCGGTGCCCGGGTCCCGGCGGGCGCGCTGCCCTGGCCGGACGGCGCGACCGGCGGGCTGCTGCTGGCCGGGCTGACGGTGGCCGTGCTGTTCGCCGCGCGCCGGGCGATCGTGCGGCGGCTGGCGACCGTGGTGGCGCTCGGGGCGGTCCTCGGCGCGTTGCCGGTGCGGTTGCTCTCCCCGGGGTGGCCGCCGCCGGGGTGGTTCGTGGTGGCGTGCGCGGTCGGGCAGGGAGACGCCGTGGTGCTGGCCGCCGGGGCGGGGCGGGCCGTGGTGGTGGATGCCGGGCCCGAACCGAACGCGGTGGACCGGTGCCTGCGGCGGCTCGGTGTGCGGGAGGTGGCGGTCCTGGTGGTCAGCCACTTCCACGTCGACCACATCGGTGGCGTCGACGGGGTGTTCCGGGGCCGGCGGGTGGGCGCGGTGATCGGGCCCGCCTGGCCGGAGCCGGCGAGCGGGCGGGCCGCGGTGGAGAAGGCCGCCGCGGAGGCCGGGGTCGCGGTGGGGGTGGCCGGGGCCGGGTGGGCGTGTTCGGTCGGTGGGCTGCGGCTGGAGGCGCTCGGGCCGATCACCGAGATGCGCGGCACCAACTCGGATCCGAACAACAACTCGCTGATCCTGCGAGCCGGGGCCGGCGGCCGTTCGGTGCTGCTGCTCGGCGACGCGGAGACCGAGGAACAGGAGGATCTCGTCGCGGGGCTGGGCACGGCCGGGCTCCGGGCCGACGTGCTCAAGGTCGCGCACCACGGGAGCGCGTTGCAGGCGACGGCGCTGCTGGACGCCGTGCGGCCGGCGGTGGCGCTGGTGTCGGTCGGGCGGGACAACGACTACGGCCATCCCAACGCCGGGGTGATCGGGCGGATCGCGCGGGGCGGGGCGAGGGTCCTGCGTACCGATGAGTCGGGGGACGTGGCCGCGGTGATCGTGGAGGGGCGGTTGGCGGTGGCGGTCAGGGGTGATCCGCCGTCGTGA
- a CDS encoding DegV family protein → MTIAVVTDSTAYLPAELDGMYDLTIVPLTVVINGWGGLEGIEVSPAEVARALTARRAAVSTSRPAPSAFTEVYRRLLDEGADGVVSVHISAKLSGTYEAAQLAAAEIGSRVKVVDSGTAAMGLGFPALAAAEAARKGHDLDAVWQEATDHAARVTTLFYVDTLEFLRRGGRIGAASALLGTALSVKPILRVDEGAVVVRDKVRTAGRALTRLVDLAVEAAGDGDADVAVHHLGTPDRAAALVSDLSARLGDRLRDCYLTEVGAVVAAHTGPGLAGVVVHQRA, encoded by the coding sequence ATGACCATCGCGGTCGTGACCGACTCCACCGCGTACCTGCCGGCTGAACTCGACGGCATGTACGACCTGACCATCGTGCCGCTCACTGTCGTGATCAACGGCTGGGGCGGCCTGGAGGGCATCGAGGTCTCGCCGGCCGAGGTGGCCCGGGCGCTCACCGCGCGCCGGGCCGCCGTCAGCACCTCACGGCCGGCGCCCTCAGCCTTCACCGAGGTGTACCGTCGCCTGCTCGACGAGGGCGCCGACGGCGTCGTCTCGGTGCACATCTCCGCCAAACTGTCCGGCACCTACGAGGCCGCGCAGCTCGCCGCCGCCGAGATCGGCTCCCGCGTCAAGGTGGTCGACAGCGGGACCGCGGCCATGGGTCTCGGCTTCCCGGCGCTGGCCGCCGCGGAGGCCGCCCGCAAGGGCCACGACCTGGACGCGGTCTGGCAGGAAGCCACCGACCACGCGGCCCGGGTCACCACCCTCTTCTACGTCGACACGCTCGAATTCCTCCGCCGCGGCGGCCGGATCGGCGCAGCGTCCGCCCTGCTCGGCACGGCCCTGTCGGTGAAGCCGATCCTGCGCGTCGACGAGGGCGCCGTCGTGGTCCGCGACAAGGTCCGCACCGCCGGGCGGGCCCTCACCCGCCTGGTCGATCTGGCCGTCGAGGCGGCCGGCGACGGCGATGCCGACGTCGCGGTCCACCACCTGGGCACGCCGGACCGGGCGGCCGCGCTGGTCAGCGACCTCAGCGCCCGCCTCGGCGACCGGCTGCGGGACTGCTACCTCACCGAGGTGGGCGCGGTCGTCGCCGCCCACACCGGCCCGGGCCTGGCCGGCGTGGTGGTCCATCAGCGCGCCTGA
- the rsfS gene encoding ribosome silencing factor, translating into MPVTERALELALTAAQAAADKKAHDISVIDVADQIYITDAFVIASASNERQVIAIVDAIEEALINLPEKAKPVRREGQNQGRWVLLDYVDIVVHVQHSEEREFYALDRLWKDCPIIPFVDRDMVDATAGTEAP; encoded by the coding sequence TTGCCCGTCACCGAACGTGCTCTTGAACTCGCTCTGACGGCCGCTCAGGCCGCTGCGGACAAGAAGGCACACGACATCTCCGTCATCGACGTCGCCGACCAGATCTACATCACCGACGCCTTCGTCATCGCCTCGGCGTCCAACGAGCGTCAGGTGATCGCGATCGTCGACGCCATCGAGGAAGCCCTCATCAACCTGCCGGAGAAGGCCAAGCCGGTGCGGCGTGAGGGCCAGAACCAGGGCCGATGGGTGCTGCTGGACTACGTCGACATCGTGGTGCACGTGCAGCACAGCGAGGAGCGCGAGTTCTACGCCCTCGACCGGTTGTGGAAGGACTGCCCGATCATCCCGTTCGTCGACCGGGACATGGTCGACGCCACGGCCGGCACCGAGGCGCCGTGA
- the pepN gene encoding aminopeptidase N — MPTLTRAEAADRAAVVDVEDYHVDLDLTADGDTFRSRTVVRFRARPGAATFLEFEPVEVASMTLNGVPVPSGASTGARLELTGLAEENELVVDALMRYSNDGEGLHRYTDPADGRTYLYQHLFINNAGRVLPSFDQPDLKASFRVSVTAPADWVVATNGILVSREGGRWEFAPTKRISTYLASLIAGPYHVVTSEHDGIPLALYARAALAQHLEAQAPEILQLTRQALDRFHEMFEIRYPFGHYQQAFAPEFNFGAMEYPGLVVFRDEMIPRSKVTDSERERRANIIAHEMAHMWFGDLVTMAWWDDLWLNESFAEYLGSRVTAEATRFSDAWTTFAMQRKAWGLRADQRPSTHPVAPSEVSDTDEALLNFDGISYAKGAAVLKQLVAWLGDEAFLTGLNAHFESHAYGNATLADLLGALSKASGRDLSGWAEVWLRRAQVNTLRAEVTRDGANYAEVAVAQTAPEGYPTLRPHRIGVGLYDRVPGGGVVRRKRLEVELEASGRTVLTALAGEPAADLLLLDDGDLTYAKIRLDPGSAANVPQLLPLLDDSLSRAVIWAAMLDAVVDGERPVAELVTLVLAALPMETEVAVVEDVLRATRGLVDRYATPETRPAALELVAQAADRLLAASMGGSSRQLAAVRGLIGATVDTARLRGWLAGDGVPDGLTVDADLRWLIIYRLSVLGAADSEIIEAEREQDRSASGEQWAARCRAARPDAAAKEAAWAAVIGDGSLSNRLAELTAAGFWQPEQLDLLEPYVERYFADMPEMMRVRSGMSAEHIAVVAYPTVAVSARTRELAAGLLGTDGLNPILRRVVQDSDDDMRRALAARG; from the coding sequence ATGCCGACCCTGACCCGTGCCGAGGCCGCCGACCGAGCGGCCGTCGTGGACGTCGAGGACTACCACGTCGACCTGGACCTCACCGCGGACGGTGACACCTTCCGATCCCGTACGGTCGTCCGGTTCCGGGCCCGGCCGGGCGCCGCCACGTTCCTGGAGTTCGAGCCGGTCGAGGTCGCCTCGATGACGCTGAACGGTGTGCCCGTGCCGTCCGGGGCGTCCACCGGCGCCCGGCTGGAGCTGACCGGCCTGGCCGAGGAGAACGAGCTGGTCGTCGACGCCCTGATGCGGTATTCGAACGACGGCGAGGGTCTGCACCGGTACACCGACCCGGCCGACGGCCGCACCTACCTCTACCAGCACCTGTTCATCAACAACGCGGGCCGGGTGCTGCCCAGCTTCGACCAGCCCGACCTCAAGGCGTCGTTCCGGGTGAGCGTGACCGCCCCGGCCGACTGGGTGGTGGCCACCAACGGCATCCTGGTCTCCCGGGAGGGCGGGCGCTGGGAGTTCGCGCCCACCAAGCGGATCTCCACCTACCTGGCCAGCCTGATCGCCGGGCCGTACCACGTGGTGACCAGCGAGCACGACGGCATCCCGCTGGCGCTCTACGCCCGCGCCGCCCTGGCCCAGCACCTGGAGGCCCAGGCGCCGGAGATCCTGCAACTGACCCGGCAGGCGCTGGACCGGTTCCACGAGATGTTCGAGATCCGCTACCCGTTCGGGCACTACCAGCAGGCGTTCGCGCCCGAGTTCAACTTCGGGGCCATGGAGTACCCGGGCCTGGTCGTCTTCCGGGACGAGATGATCCCGCGCTCCAAGGTCACCGACAGCGAGCGGGAACGCCGGGCCAACATCATCGCCCATGAGATGGCCCACATGTGGTTCGGCGACCTGGTCACCATGGCCTGGTGGGACGACCTGTGGCTGAACGAGTCGTTCGCCGAGTACCTGGGCAGCCGGGTGACCGCCGAGGCGACCCGGTTCTCCGACGCGTGGACCACCTTCGCCATGCAGCGCAAGGCCTGGGGACTGCGGGCCGACCAACGGCCCTCCACCCATCCGGTCGCCCCGTCCGAGGTCTCCGACACCGACGAGGCACTGCTCAACTTCGACGGCATCTCGTACGCGAAGGGCGCCGCCGTCCTCAAGCAGCTGGTCGCCTGGCTCGGTGACGAGGCCTTCCTGACCGGGCTGAACGCGCACTTCGAGTCGCACGCGTACGGCAACGCCACCCTGGCCGACCTGCTCGGCGCGCTGTCCAAGGCGTCCGGCCGGGACCTGTCCGGCTGGGCCGAGGTGTGGCTGCGCCGGGCCCAGGTCAACACGCTGCGTGCCGAGGTGACCCGGGACGGCGCGAACTACGCCGAGGTGGCCGTGGCGCAGACCGCTCCCGAGGGCTACCCGACACTGCGCCCGCACCGGATCGGCGTCGGCCTGTACGACCGGGTGCCCGGCGGAGGCGTGGTGCGCCGCAAGCGCCTCGAGGTCGAGCTGGAGGCGTCCGGGCGTACCGTGCTGACCGCTCTCGCCGGGGAGCCGGCGGCGGACCTGCTGCTGCTCGACGACGGCGATCTGACGTACGCGAAGATCCGCCTCGACCCGGGGTCGGCCGCCAACGTGCCGCAGCTCCTGCCGCTGCTGGACGACTCGCTGTCCCGGGCCGTGATCTGGGCCGCCATGCTGGACGCCGTGGTCGACGGCGAGCGCCCGGTCGCCGAGCTGGTCACCCTGGTCCTGGCCGCGCTGCCGATGGAGACCGAGGTGGCCGTCGTCGAGGACGTGCTGCGCGCCACCCGGGGCCTGGTCGACCGGTACGCCACCCCGGAGACACGCCCGGCCGCCCTGGAACTCGTCGCCCAGGCCGCCGACCGGCTGCTCGCCGCCTCGATGGGTGGCAGCTCCCGGCAGCTCGCCGCGGTCCGTGGCCTGATCGGCGCCACCGTCGACACCGCCCGGCTGCGCGGCTGGCTGGCCGGCGACGGCGTACCGGACGGGCTGACCGTCGACGCCGACCTGCGCTGGCTGATCATCTACCGGCTCTCGGTCCTCGGCGCCGCCGACTCGGAGATCATCGAGGCGGAGCGCGAGCAGGACCGCAGCGCCTCCGGCGAGCAGTGGGCCGCCCGGTGCCGGGCCGCCCGGCCGGACGCCGCGGCCAAGGAGGCCGCCTGGGCCGCGGTCATCGGCGACGGCTCGCTCTCCAACCGGCTCGCCGAGCTCACCGCGGCCGGCTTCTGGCAGCCCGAGCAGTTGGACCTGCTGGAGCCGTACGTCGAGCGGTACTTCGCCGACATGCCGGAGATGATGCGGGTGCGCAGCGGGATGAGCGCCGAGCACATCGCCGTGGTGGCGTACCCCACGGTCGCCGTGTCGGCGCGTACCCGGGAGCTCGCCGCCGGCCTGCTCGGCACCGACGGGCTGAACCCGATCCTGCGCCGCGTGGTGCAGGATTCCGACGACGACATGCGGCGGGCGCTGGCCGCCCGCGGCTGA